The DNA segment GCTGTAAAGCAACCATGGATCCACGTGCTTGACATGGCCGGCTTCAGACCtgaagaaataaatgttaaagtaaaaGACAATTTGGTATCTGTACACGCTAAACATGAAGAAGTTGACGGCGAAGACGTTGACATTACAGAAAAGAAACGATCTGTGCACGTACCGGAAGGTGTAAACGTGACGAAAATCGCATGTTTTGTAGATCGTGGAGGAAAGTTAGTAATCAAAGCGCCTTTCTCTACAGCAAAACTCTATGACGGAAGAAATAAGTGTGAGTTAAAGGTGGAGTCGACAGAGGGTAACACCGAACAAAAACTGGACGAGTCTCAGCGTGAACAGCAGTGTGATTCAATGGAAGTTTCAGAAAAGAGTAGCACAGAACCATTCCACGACGAACTAAACCGAGAAAAAGATAATAATGAACTGCAGCAGCTGAGTACAGATTGTCCGAAAAGCATGGAACCTGCGGACAAAGAAACTCAAGACTGTCGGCAAATAAACGTCGCCGACGATATGCTACATTATCCGCTTGAAACGAACATCGAAGGTCATCTGACCAGTGACTGCACAGATACGTCTGTCAGTCCGGTGCCTTTGATAGAGAAGACTGAGAACGGCATTGATAACGGAGAACAAGATGTTGGAACAGATATTTTTCTTGATAAGGGCGAACCTTTGGACTATttaatggataaaactgatattgtagaaaaaaatggcCAGAAATACTTCTgtgcaaaaataaattttgaaaactttcctCGCAACAGCATTCGTGTACTTTGCGAAGATAAAACCCTTTCTGTTGATGCAACACGTGAATGGGATGATTCTGGTGTCAAGGTGTACCAGGAATTTCACCGACAGTATAAGCTTCCAAACAATTCCTTGGAGGCCGAAGCTAGGGCTTTTGTTAGCGGTAACGGAAGGTACTTTACCGTGAACGTTCCAATAAAAGAAGAATGTAGCACAGAGAAACCAGCAGAGTAAAACAATTAACATTACTATACATATAAGGCTATGCTAAATACTTGTATTAATGTATTAATGAATTGTTTTGTATGACAGTTTCTTGTGAGCACTTGTGTAATATTTGATATAATGTGACATATAGCTGTGAACATTTTGCGTTAATGGTCTCTACAGCAATTTAAGATTGTAATGATATCTTCGATCAATTTTTGTTGTATAAGCAGGTTAGGTGGTATCTGACAAATCTAGATGTATAAATCATGTACAATATACTTGTTCATTGAATCAAACTGAATCATGTACTTGATGTTCATTGACTCATAATAGCTTGTAAAAACATGAATGATTATACTTACATatgaattagataaaaaaaaaatgagcgaAAATAATTGTAATATAAATGAACTTtaattcttttataaaaatttgtgtAACCTTTTGTCTTACAAAACGGacgaatatttattttgaaataaaatcatttcaaacagGAGATCTACTCGAgttgtatttttaaagaaaaaaaaatgatgcaacgcccttttcacagaaatataattttagtgaAAACTTTC comes from the Mercenaria mercenaria strain notata chromosome 9, MADL_Memer_1, whole genome shotgun sequence genome and includes:
- the LOC128559440 gene encoding uncharacterized protein LOC128559440, whose product is MGRFMQPVILLPAGREQSCRHTSIEGLLASLLGGLYSHSLLENQCRRGWPMLEPRLSYSAVKQPWIHVLDMAGFRPEEINVKVKDNLVSVHAKHEEVDGEDVDITEKKRSVHVPEGVNVTKIACFVDRGGKLVIKAPFSTAKLYDGRNKCELKVESTEGNTEQKLDESQREQQCDSMEVSEKSSTEPFHDELNREKDNNELQQLSTDCPKSMEPADKETQDCRQINVADDMLHYPLETNIEGHLTSDCTDTSVSPVPLIEKTENGIDNGEQDVGTDIFLDKGEPLDYLMDKTDIVEKNGQKYFCAKINFENFPRNSIRVLCEDKTLSVDATREWDDSGVKVYQEFHRQYKLPNNSLEAEARAFVSGNGRYFTVNVPIKEECSTEKPAE